In one Desulfoferula mesophila genomic region, the following are encoded:
- a CDS encoding methyltransferase domain-containing protein — MSPGLDIRGAAGLVLELAWQSSEATHRELMYAPADLWGDLLPPRLLDALKGLQRGQSAEMEPTPAEAVPSREPDLVRAVPLKQFAGGAALPRMGRFYPRRLLSGVPGVSPTSNEPFRCLAAELHGLEADLNHPLAGRGLKLRALVEQAQLPPEKTTGQGVDWMARLCAGPGMQARVGGKPTDFLGGDALLRDDEAPDGDFYVEPRLVGHLDSQASAHVAALYGELIPPGARVLDLMSSYQSHLPPRLELAEVVGLGLNLAEMEANPQVDQALVRDVNQEPELPFEAESFDAVICTVSVEYMTQPREMFVEAARVLRPGGVLAVSFSNRFFPPKAVHLWKELHDFEKLGLVLDYFLECGAFDELASLSQRGWPRPADDRHFGEYPESDPLYAAWGRRV, encoded by the coding sequence GTGAGCCCCGGTCTGGACATAAGGGGCGCGGCCGGGCTGGTCTTGGAGCTGGCCTGGCAGAGCTCCGAAGCAACCCACCGCGAGCTGATGTACGCCCCGGCGGATCTTTGGGGAGACCTGCTGCCCCCCCGGCTGCTGGACGCCCTCAAGGGCCTGCAACGCGGCCAGAGCGCGGAGATGGAGCCTACCCCGGCCGAGGCGGTGCCGTCGCGCGAGCCGGACCTGGTGCGCGCCGTTCCCCTCAAGCAGTTCGCGGGCGGGGCCGCCCTGCCGCGCATGGGCCGCTTTTATCCCCGCCGTCTGCTTTCCGGCGTGCCGGGCGTGTCGCCAACAAGCAACGAGCCCTTTCGCTGCCTGGCCGCCGAGCTGCACGGCCTGGAGGCCGACCTGAACCATCCCCTGGCCGGGCGCGGCCTTAAACTGCGGGCCCTGGTGGAGCAGGCCCAGTTGCCGCCGGAAAAGACCACCGGGCAGGGGGTGGACTGGATGGCCCGCCTCTGCGCCGGGCCGGGCATGCAGGCCAGGGTGGGCGGCAAACCCACCGACTTTTTGGGCGGCGACGCCCTGTTGCGCGACGACGAGGCCCCGGACGGCGATTTTTACGTCGAGCCCCGCCTGGTGGGCCACCTGGATTCCCAGGCCAGCGCCCATGTGGCCGCCCTGTACGGCGAACTGATACCGCCTGGCGCGCGGGTGTTGGATTTGATGAGCAGCTATCAGAGCCATCTGCCGCCGCGCCTGGAGCTGGCCGAGGTGGTGGGCCTGGGCCTGAACCTGGCCGAAATGGAGGCCAACCCCCAGGTGGACCAAGCCCTGGTGCGCGATGTCAACCAGGAACCGGAGCTGCCCTTTGAGGCCGAAAGTTTTGACGCGGTGATCTGCACGGTGAGCGTGGAATACATGACCCAGCCTCGGGAAATGTTTGTGGAGGCGGCCCGGGTGCTCAGGCCCGGCGGGGTGCTGGCGGTCAGCTTTTCCAACCGCTTTTTCCCGCCCAAGGCGGTGCACCTGTGGAAGGAGCTGCACGACTTTGAGAAGCTGGGCTTGGTGCTGGATTATTTTCTGGAGTGCGGGGCTTTTGACGAGTTGGCCAGCCTTAGCCAAAGAGGCTGGCCCCGGCCCGCGGACGACCGCCATTTCGGCGAGTATCCCGAGTCTGATCCGCTGTACGCTGCCTGGGGTCGCCGCGTTTGA
- a CDS encoding YceI family protein: MKAARSIFALLLVLCLSLPALAAAPQWSIDPPHCQVIFTIKHVFAPVMGQFHKFDGKIFFSPEDLAASKVELTIQVDSIDTGVAARDKHLKTADFFDAARYPVIRFVSDSFTKQGKDHIVVKGRLTMKDVTRPEQIVFTYLGAKTNPMNPKQMVTGFQGEFSLDRLNYHVGSGKFYEQGVVGNKVKLYIHLELVRPK, from the coding sequence ATGAAAGCCGCACGCTCTATATTCGCTTTGCTTTTGGTGTTGTGCCTGAGCCTTCCGGCCCTGGCCGCCGCGCCCCAGTGGAGCATCGACCCGCCCCATTGCCAGGTGATTTTCACCATCAAGCACGTCTTCGCCCCAGTGATGGGCCAGTTCCACAAGTTCGACGGCAAAATTTTCTTCAGCCCCGAGGACCTGGCCGCCAGCAAGGTGGAACTGACCATTCAGGTGGACAGCATCGACACCGGAGTGGCCGCCCGGGACAAGCATCTCAAGACCGCCGATTTCTTTGACGCGGCTCGCTATCCGGTCATCCGCTTTGTGAGCGACAGCTTCACCAAGCAAGGCAAGGACCACATCGTGGTCAAGGGCCGCCTGACCATGAAGGACGTCACCCGGCCGGAACAGATCGTATTCACCTACCTGGGGGCCAAGACCAACCCCATGAACCCCAAGCAGATGGTGACGGGTTTCCAGGGCGAGTTTTCCCTGGACCGCCTGAACTATCACGTGGGCAGCGGCAAGTTCTACGAGCAGGGGGTGGTGGGCAACAAGGTGAAGCTGTACATCCATTTGGAACTGGTGCGGCCCAAGTGA
- a CDS encoding protein kinase domain-containing protein, which yields MKLIDGYQVLGLLGRGGMSRVYKVRQDVGPVRALKLFAPRPELEALAGREALFSRFVDEAHNLAGLKHPNLVRVLAVHEADPAYYLMEHFCLGLADIIGEGPRLEDPSRALGLDQVIDYGRQSLSALQALHGAGLVHGDLKPANLMLGDGGVVRLGDLGLSHHRGESLGGPRNLVLGSPAYAAPEQESDPLNAGPQADIYSMGVSLFRLLTGVLPEAGGPAASALAPLADVAWDEFLGQAMAPDPANRFATAGRMAQALEALAQQWAQRREAVCAAWPELNAAPKHEAEANRPRGRGRLVKLSGARQALGLDGLMRPRVWAPRQLREAGPRVAQDLNTGLYWQRGCSPQPLTWEQAPAYARALNLRRLGGRADWRLPTAPELISLLGPPQGPDGFCGHPLLDPLAQRLWSADWATPRAAWYVSLDGGYVGRADRDCFFMARAVAG from the coding sequence GTGAAGCTCATCGACGGATACCAGGTGCTGGGTCTCCTGGGGCGGGGGGGCATGTCCCGGGTGTACAAGGTGCGCCAAGACGTGGGTCCCGTGCGGGCCCTCAAGCTCTTTGCCCCTCGTCCCGAGCTGGAAGCGCTGGCGGGCCGCGAGGCTCTGTTCAGCCGCTTTGTGGACGAGGCTCACAACCTGGCCGGGCTCAAGCACCCCAACCTGGTGCGGGTGCTGGCCGTGCACGAGGCCGACCCCGCCTATTACCTGATGGAGCATTTCTGCCTCGGCCTGGCCGACATCATCGGCGAGGGGCCGCGCCTGGAAGACCCCAGCCGGGCCCTGGGCCTGGACCAGGTGATCGACTACGGCCGCCAGAGCCTGAGCGCCCTGCAGGCCCTGCACGGGGCTGGCCTGGTGCACGGTGATCTTAAACCGGCCAACCTCATGCTGGGCGACGGTGGCGTGGTGCGCCTGGGCGACTTGGGCCTGAGCCACCACCGGGGCGAGAGCCTGGGCGGCCCGCGCAACCTGGTGCTTGGCTCCCCGGCCTATGCCGCCCCGGAACAGGAGAGCGATCCCCTGAACGCCGGCCCCCAGGCGGATATCTACTCCATGGGGGTGAGCCTGTTCCGCCTGCTTACCGGAGTCCTGCCCGAAGCGGGCGGCCCGGCGGCCTCGGCCCTGGCCCCCCTGGCCGACGTCGCCTGGGACGAGTTCCTGGGGCAAGCCATGGCTCCTGATCCCGCGAATCGCTTCGCCACGGCCGGCCGGATGGCCCAGGCCCTGGAGGCCCTGGCCCAGCAGTGGGCGCAGAGACGCGAGGCGGTGTGCGCCGCCTGGCCGGAGCTCAACGCCGCGCCCAAGCACGAGGCAGAGGCCAACCGGCCGCGCGGGCGGGGGCGGCTCGTCAAGCTGTCCGGCGCGCGCCAGGCGCTGGGCCTGGATGGGCTCATGCGCCCCCGGGTCTGGGCGCCGCGCCAATTGCGCGAAGCGGGGCCCCGCGTGGCCCAGGACCTCAACACCGGCCTGTACTGGCAGCGCGGGTGTTCGCCCCAGCCCCTTACCTGGGAGCAGGCCCCGGCCTATGCACGGGCCTTGAACCTGCGCCGCCTGGGCGGGCGGGCCGACTGGCGCCTGCCCACCGCGCCGGAGCTGATCTCGCTGTTGGGGCCTCCCCAGGGGCCGGACGGCTTTTGCGGCCACCCCTTGCTGGATCCTCTGGCCCAGCGCCTGTGGTCCGCCGACTGGGCCACCCCCCGGGCCGCCTGGTACGTGAGCCTGGACGGCGGTTACGTGGGTCGGGCCGATCGCGATTGTTTTTTTATGGCGAGGGCCGTGGCCGGCTGA
- a CDS encoding metallophosphoesterase family protein, whose protein sequence is MRLAVLSDIHGNLEAYTAVLADIDQAGADQIALLGDIVGYGPDPEACVALTRELGLPSVMGNHELGMCRRQELAWFNPTARRSLEQNMALISQQSLEWLATLPVYLVLDCCRLVHGAPPDSPRTYYFELDRKEILRRMGLIDEPLCLVGHSHELAMAHLPATGGLERLNLKQGMHRLKAGDRYLINAGAVGQPRDGDKRAKYVIVDREEGTLEVRCVEYDARATVEKIRRLGLPQFNADRLL, encoded by the coding sequence ATGCGTTTGGCGGTTCTCAGCGATATTCACGGCAACCTGGAAGCCTACACGGCGGTGTTGGCCGACATCGACCAGGCCGGGGCCGACCAGATCGCCCTGTTGGGCGACATCGTGGGCTATGGCCCGGACCCCGAGGCCTGCGTGGCGCTGACCAGGGAGCTGGGGCTGCCCAGCGTAATGGGCAACCACGAGCTGGGCATGTGCCGCCGCCAGGAGCTGGCCTGGTTCAACCCCACCGCCCGGCGCTCCCTGGAGCAGAACATGGCGCTGATCAGCCAACAATCCCTGGAGTGGCTGGCCACGCTGCCCGTCTATTTGGTGCTGGACTGCTGCCGCCTGGTGCACGGCGCGCCGCCGGATTCGCCGCGCACCTATTATTTCGAGCTGGACCGCAAAGAGATTTTGCGGCGCATGGGCCTGATCGACGAGCCCCTGTGCCTGGTGGGCCACAGCCACGAGCTGGCCATGGCCCACTTGCCCGCCACGGGTGGCCTGGAGCGCCTCAACCTGAAACAGGGCATGCACCGTCTGAAGGCGGGCGACCGCTATCTGATCAACGCGGGCGCGGTGGGCCAGCCCCGCGACGGCGACAAGCGGGCCAAGTATGTCATCGTGGACCGGGAGGAGGGCACGCTGGAGGTGCGCTGCGTGGAATACGACGCCAGGGCCACGGTGGAAAAGATACGCCGCCTGGGCCTGCCCCAGTTCAACGCGGACCGCTTGTTGTAG
- a CDS encoding glycosyltransferase family 9 protein, with protein sequence MATDGTLALHLGALGDFVLSWPALGRLAGLGSLHLWGRGEWGRLILPPEQVHEREAARFASLFSPAMEHALLKWLRGFERAVVFAAAPDPVLLRNLASAVPQVSAVTTRPPRGTYQQVGRWQVEQLARLGLAGSPRPLGPLLPPPGSPAGVILAPGSGGRAKRLDPELTALLARRLLEKHPTFTLLLGPAEESDYRQALALSLAEVPHQILADPAMEDLAQALRGASLYVGADSGVSHLAAALGAPTLAVFVASDPRLWSPLGPRARVLGALEARHADLSAPEFEAVLDL encoded by the coding sequence ATGGCCACAGACGGCACCCTGGCCCTGCATCTGGGTGCCCTGGGCGATTTTGTCCTGTCCTGGCCCGCCTTGGGGCGCCTGGCCGGGCTGGGTTCCTTGCACCTGTGGGGCCGGGGAGAGTGGGGCCGCCTGATTCTGCCCCCCGAGCAGGTGCACGAGCGAGAAGCGGCCCGCTTCGCCTCGCTGTTTTCTCCTGCCATGGAGCACGCCCTGCTTAAATGGCTGCGCGGCTTTGAGCGGGCCGTGGTGTTCGCCGCCGCGCCGGACCCGGTGTTGCTGAGAAACCTGGCCTCGGCCGTGCCCCAGGTGAGCGCCGTGACCACCCGCCCGCCCCGAGGGACTTACCAACAGGTGGGGCGCTGGCAGGTGGAGCAGTTGGCGCGCCTGGGTCTGGCCGGGAGTCCCCGGCCGCTGGGCCCCCTGCTTCCACCTCCAGGCAGCCCCGCCGGCGTTATATTGGCTCCGGGCAGCGGGGGCAGGGCCAAGCGCCTGGACCCGGAGCTGACCGCCCTCCTGGCCCGCCGCCTGCTGGAAAAGCATCCCACCTTTACCTTACTGCTGGGGCCGGCCGAGGAAAGCGACTATCGCCAGGCCCTGGCCCTATCCCTGGCGGAGGTGCCCCACCAAATCCTGGCCGACCCGGCCATGGAGGACTTGGCCCAGGCCTTGCGGGGCGCGTCGCTCTACGTGGGCGCGGACAGCGGGGTGAGCCATCTGGCCGCCGCCCTGGGCGCCCCCACCCTGGCGGTGTTTGTGGCCAGCGATCCCCGCCTGTGGTCGCCCCTGGGCCCCCGGGCCAGGGTGCTGGGCGCCTTGGAGGCCCGCCACGCCGATCTGTCTGCCCCCGAGTTCGAGGCTGTGCTAGATTTATAA
- a CDS encoding FAD-dependent oxidoreductase: MAAFEKLLSPITIGSHTLPNRVILPSMGSNLADGQGNVTPAMLAYYRARAAGRPGLLVVEAACVHHSGKVIDRNFMAHDDALIPGMAKLAAAVKEQGSLPILQLIHGGRNAHPRLVGEAMAPSALRGPTSHATPRAMTVIEIEAMIQAFARAAWRAMEAGFEGVEIHGGHEYLVHEFITPYANKRQDAYGGDLKRRARFAVEVIQAVRRAAGPQALISFRLSGDDHVAGGMGPEEAAATAKLLVPAGVDLISVTGGVYETPSMVVPPVPVPPGVHVAAARRVRQAVEVPVAGVGRIRNAPEAEAALEGLDMVAVGRAFVADPQWLNQAAQGGGGGVRPCIGCNQGCIDKVLFGAPISCVSNPWVGLEVQAEQLKPATKPITAVVVGGGLSGAEAATTLGRLGHRVVLFEAEEELGGQVRLACLPPGKQEFRGMIDFYRQALSELPNVEVRLGTKATVGAVCKINPQAVVVAAGSEPILPDLPGAGDAPLVTARQVLSGEVEVGYKVAVMGGGNLGSEVAHYLATRGHDVCIIELGLGIGNDLGPARRYHMRRELAKYKVRRYIRAKVRRLFENKVSFLHTRPDGSRQLTYVEPVDTFVSALGAKPNEKLFLALEPKVNAIFLVGDAMSPAGLGQAAAEGLRAALEINRLAEEGALDAPPKGPAC; encoded by the coding sequence ATGGCCGCTTTTGAAAAGCTGCTCAGCCCCATAACCATAGGCAGCCACACGCTGCCCAACCGCGTCATCTTGCCTTCCATGGGCAGCAACCTGGCCGACGGCCAGGGCAACGTGACCCCCGCCATGCTGGCCTATTACCGCGCTCGGGCCGCCGGACGCCCCGGCCTGCTGGTGGTGGAGGCGGCCTGCGTGCACCACTCGGGCAAGGTGATCGACCGCAACTTCATGGCCCACGACGATGCTCTAATCCCCGGAATGGCCAAGCTGGCCGCGGCGGTCAAGGAGCAGGGCAGTCTGCCCATCCTGCAACTCATTCACGGCGGGCGAAACGCCCATCCCCGGCTGGTGGGCGAGGCCATGGCCCCCAGCGCCCTGCGCGGCCCCACCTCCCACGCCACCCCCCGGGCCATGACCGTCATCGAGATCGAGGCCATGATTCAGGCCTTTGCCCGGGCCGCCTGGCGGGCCATGGAAGCGGGGTTCGAGGGGGTGGAGATTCACGGCGGCCACGAATACCTGGTGCACGAGTTCATCACCCCCTATGCCAACAAGCGCCAGGACGCCTACGGCGGCGACCTGAAGCGCCGGGCCCGCTTCGCCGTGGAGGTGATCCAGGCGGTGCGCCGGGCGGCGGGCCCCCAGGCGCTCATCTCTTTCAGGCTATCGGGCGACGACCACGTGGCCGGCGGCATGGGCCCGGAAGAGGCGGCGGCCACGGCCAAGCTGCTGGTGCCCGCGGGGGTGGATTTGATCTCGGTGACCGGCGGAGTGTACGAAACTCCCTCCATGGTGGTGCCGCCGGTTCCGGTGCCGCCGGGGGTGCACGTGGCGGCGGCCCGCCGGGTGAGGCAGGCGGTGGAGGTGCCGGTGGCCGGGGTGGGGCGCATCCGCAACGCGCCCGAGGCCGAGGCCGCCCTGGAGGGGCTGGACATGGTGGCCGTGGGGCGGGCCTTTGTGGCCGACCCCCAGTGGCTCAACCAGGCGGCCCAGGGAGGCGGCGGCGGGGTGCGGCCCTGCATCGGCTGCAACCAGGGCTGCATCGACAAGGTACTGTTCGGCGCGCCCATCAGCTGCGTGTCCAATCCCTGGGTGGGCCTGGAGGTGCAGGCCGAGCAGCTCAAGCCGGCCACCAAGCCGATCACCGCCGTGGTGGTGGGCGGCGGTTTGTCGGGCGCGGAAGCGGCCACCACCCTGGGGCGCCTGGGCCACCGAGTGGTGCTGTTCGAGGCCGAAGAGGAGTTGGGCGGGCAAGTTCGCCTGGCTTGCCTGCCTCCGGGCAAGCAGGAGTTCAGGGGCATGATCGATTTCTACCGCCAGGCCCTGTCGGAGCTGCCCAACGTGGAGGTCAGGCTGGGCACCAAGGCCACGGTGGGCGCGGTATGCAAGATCAATCCCCAGGCCGTGGTGGTGGCCGCGGGTAGCGAGCCCATCCTGCCCGATCTGCCCGGCGCCGGCGATGCACCCCTGGTCACCGCCCGCCAGGTGCTCTCCGGCGAGGTGGAAGTCGGTTACAAGGTGGCGGTGATGGGCGGCGGCAACCTGGGCAGCGAGGTGGCCCACTACCTGGCCACCCGGGGCCACGACGTGTGCATCATCGAGCTGGGCCTGGGCATCGGCAACGACCTGGGACCGGCCCGGCGCTATCACATGCGCCGCGAACTGGCCAAGTACAAGGTGCGCCGCTACATCCGGGCCAAGGTGCGCCGCCTGTTCGAGAACAAGGTGAGCTTTTTGCACACCCGGCCCGACGGCAGCCGCCAGCTGACCTACGTGGAGCCGGTGGACACCTTTGTCTCGGCCCTGGGGGCCAAGCCCAACGAAAAACTCTTCCTGGCCTTGGAGCCCAAGGTGAACGCCATCTTCCTGGTGGGCGACGCCATGAGCCCGGCGGGCCTGGGCCAGGCCGCCGCCGAAGGGCTGCGGGCCGCCCTGGAGATTAACCGCCTGGCCGAGGAGGGCGCCCTGGACGCCCCGCCCAAGGGCCCCGCCTGCTGA
- a CDS encoding HD domain-containing protein: protein MKALARLLFEAGMLKKMPRTGYPFLGSGGESIADHCFRAALLGYLLALEVEGVDETRVALLLLHHDLAEARTGDLNYMNKRYCTVDEDKALEHATRDLPEATATRIKELAQEFNQCRTPEARLAKDADQLDLLIELKEQQDLGNIYAKHWIHYALKRLHTEAAKELAQAVLTTDWTDWWFEKRDDLWVHNHDNGDESVL, encoded by the coding sequence ATGAAAGCCCTGGCGCGCCTGCTATTCGAGGCGGGCATGCTCAAGAAGATGCCCCGCACCGGCTATCCCTTTCTGGGCAGCGGCGGCGAATCCATAGCCGACCACTGCTTCCGGGCCGCCCTGTTGGGCTATCTGCTGGCCCTGGAGGTGGAGGGGGTGGACGAGACCAGGGTGGCCCTCTTGCTGCTGCACCACGACCTGGCCGAGGCCCGCACCGGCGATTTGAACTACATGAACAAGCGCTACTGCACCGTGGACGAGGACAAGGCCCTGGAGCACGCCACCCGCGATCTGCCCGAAGCCACCGCCACGCGCATCAAGGAACTGGCCCAAGAGTTCAACCAGTGCCGCACCCCCGAGGCCCGGTTGGCCAAGGACGCGGACCAGCTTGATCTGCTCATCGAGCTCAAGGAGCAGCAGGATCTGGGCAACATCTACGCCAAGCACTGGATCCACTACGCCCTCAAGCGCCTGCACACCGAGGCGGCCAAGGAGTTGGCACAGGCGGTGCTCACCACCGATTGGACCGACTGGTGGTTTGAAAAGCGCGACGACCTGTGGGTGCACAACCATGACAACGGAGATGAGAGCGTCCTTTAA
- a CDS encoding FmdE family protein, producing MDLGALPEPLKPVVAFHGHLCPGLLIGYRAAQAAARALDLGKSEDEEVVTIAENNSCSVDAFQQMLSTTFGKGNLIWRDYGKQAFTVIDRGRNRAVRVSFIGDRLKHTGPDGKVDREAFIKDLLNAPQEQLIKVEEVAVEPPAEAVIEKSILCARCGEPTQASRTVEVDGRCLCRSCAAEVGA from the coding sequence ATGGATTTAGGAGCATTGCCCGAACCCCTCAAACCGGTGGTGGCTTTCCACGGCCATCTGTGTCCCGGGCTGTTGATCGGCTACCGGGCGGCCCAGGCCGCGGCCCGGGCCCTGGATCTGGGCAAGTCCGAGGACGAGGAAGTGGTGACCATCGCGGAAAACAATTCCTGCAGCGTGGACGCCTTTCAGCAGATGCTCTCCACCACCTTTGGCAAGGGCAACCTCATCTGGCGCGACTATGGCAAACAGGCCTTCACCGTGATCGACCGGGGCCGCAACCGGGCGGTTCGGGTCAGCTTCATCGGCGACCGGCTCAAGCACACCGGGCCTGACGGCAAGGTGGACCGCGAGGCCTTTATCAAAGACCTGTTAAATGCGCCCCAGGAGCAGCTCATAAAGGTGGAGGAGGTGGCGGTGGAGCCCCCCGCCGAGGCGGTTATCGAGAAATCGATTCTCTGCGCCCGTTGCGGCGAGCCCACCCAGGCCAGCCGCACCGTGGAGGTGGACGGCCGGTGCCTGTGCCGTTCCTGCGCGGCCGAGGTGGGCGCATGA
- a CDS encoding trypsin-like peptidase domain-containing protein: MRMRNLPRVISTAPWLVCLFLAALALPGQALGQNRVTPVVSVVRAAGPAVVNISSTARVRTRTFSSGDDMLDRFFQEFFQPLEREQTNLGSGVVIDGKKGLIVTNSHVVDGGSDIRVQLADRRVFKAKLVGSDPSSDLAVLQITPRGSPLPQVKLGDSRSLMIGESLIAIGNPFGLQHTVTTGVVSALNRRVPVGRGEWMGGLIQTDASINPGNSGGPLLNLDGEVMGINTAIFQRAQGIGFAIPVNRVRRVVDDLLTHGKVIPTWLGLELQDITPRLASHFGLEAPSGVVVVQVEKDSPAAAAGIQRGMVVLALDGVSLEDTADYQSRLGALAPGQKVKMWLLRQGKRESRDVVVEAYPLARAKELVWQRLGLEIGPMDASAEQRNRLARGQALMVTKVRPDSKAQRSGLMPGDLVRRLGREPVGDVDEFYLEMVRSRHQPKVSVLFQRGRAQQSITFGR, encoded by the coding sequence ATGAGGATGCGTAACTTACCCCGAGTCATCAGTACGGCCCCCTGGCTGGTTTGCCTGTTCCTGGCCGCTTTGGCCCTGCCGGGCCAGGCCTTGGGCCAGAACCGGGTCACCCCGGTGGTGTCGGTGGTGCGCGCCGCCGGACCGGCGGTGGTCAACATCTCCAGCACCGCCAGGGTGCGCACCCGCACCTTCAGCAGCGGCGACGACATGCTGGACCGCTTTTTCCAGGAGTTTTTCCAGCCCCTGGAGAGGGAGCAGACCAACCTGGGCTCCGGGGTGGTCATTGACGGAAAAAAGGGCCTAATCGTCACCAACAGCCACGTGGTCGATGGGGGTAGCGACATCCGGGTGCAGCTGGCCGACCGCCGGGTGTTCAAGGCCAAGTTGGTGGGATCCGATCCTTCCTCCGACCTGGCCGTGCTCCAGATAACCCCCCGGGGCAGCCCCTTGCCCCAGGTCAAGCTGGGCGACTCGCGCTCGCTGATGATCGGCGAGAGCCTCATCGCCATCGGCAACCCCTTTGGCCTGCAACACACCGTGACCACCGGGGTGGTCAGCGCGCTGAACCGGCGGGTGCCCGTGGGCCGCGGCGAGTGGATGGGCGGGCTTATCCAGACCGACGCCAGCATCAACCCCGGCAACTCCGGGGGGCCGCTGTTGAACCTGGACGGCGAGGTGATGGGCATCAACACCGCCATCTTCCAGCGGGCCCAGGGCATCGGTTTCGCCATACCGGTTAACCGGGTGCGCCGGGTGGTGGACGACCTGCTGACCCACGGCAAGGTGATCCCCACTTGGCTGGGTCTGGAGTTGCAGGACATCACCCCCCGCCTGGCCTCCCACTTCGGCCTGGAGGCTCCTTCGGGGGTGGTGGTGGTGCAGGTGGAAAAGGACAGCCCGGCCGCCGCCGCCGGAATCCAGCGGGGCATGGTGGTCCTGGCCCTGGACGGGGTTTCCCTGGAGGACACGGCGGATTATCAGTCCCGCCTGGGCGCGCTGGCTCCCGGCCAAAAAGTAAAAATGTGGCTTTTGCGCCAAGGCAAGCGCGAAAGCCGCGACGTCGTGGTCGAGGCTTATCCCCTGGCGCGGGCCAAGGAGCTGGTCTGGCAGCGCCTGGGCCTGGAGATAGGACCCATGGACGCCTCGGCCGAGCAGCGCAACCGGCTGGCCCGGGGGCAGGCCCTGATGGTGACCAAGGTGCGCCCCGACTCCAAGGCCCAGCGGTCCGGTCTGATGCCCGGCGACCTGGTGCGCCGTCTTGGCCGCGAACCGGTGGGCGACGTGGACGAGTTCTACCTGGAAATGGTGCGCAGCCGCCACCAGCCCAAGGTGTCCGTCCTGTTCCAGCGCGGCCGGGCCCAGCAGTCCATAACCTTTGGCCGCTAG
- a CDS encoding GNAT family N-acetyltransferase, which yields MGVMDQMKIRPLDPGEEATASQLVVRVFNRFVAPRFPPEGREEFLSYATPEALAQRLEEGNLMLAAWNGARLAAFVEMREPGHIALFFTEDASQGQGLGKHLLRRALELYRQQKGAIERVTVNASPNALEAYRRLGFEPTAEMQTHNGISFVPMALAMGIQTGHT from the coding sequence ATGGGCGTTATGGATCAGATGAAGATTCGACCGCTTGACCCCGGCGAGGAGGCCACGGCTTCCCAACTGGTGGTCAGGGTTTTCAACCGGTTCGTGGCCCCGCGGTTCCCCCCCGAGGGGCGGGAGGAGTTTTTGAGCTACGCCACCCCCGAGGCCCTGGCCCAGCGCCTGGAAGAGGGCAACCTCATGTTGGCCGCCTGGAACGGGGCGCGCTTGGCGGCTTTCGTGGAAATGCGCGAGCCCGGGCACATCGCCCTGTTTTTCACCGAGGACGCCTCGCAGGGCCAAGGCCTGGGAAAGCATCTGCTGCGGCGGGCCCTGGAGCTTTATCGGCAGCAAAAGGGCGCTATCGAGAGGGTCACGGTGAACGCCTCGCCCAACGCGCTCGAAGCATACCGGCGCCTGGGCTTTGAGCCGACGGCAGAGATGCAGACCCATAATGGGATCAGTTTTGTGCCCATGGCCCTGGCGATGGGCATCCAGACCGGCCATACTTAG
- the surE gene encoding 5'/3'-nucleotidase SurE has product MRVLLTNDDGVYAPGLKALHQALAGEHELWVVAPETEQSAVGHAITLADPIRVHPLTAESGMQGWAVNGTPADCVKLAVRSLLPQPVQMVISGINQGANVGVNLLYSGTVSAATEGAIMGLGAISVSLATHHPSDFGPAARVIASLVKAWPGLGVPPGVSLNVNVPALPPQEIKGIRLARQSTASLRETFLERRDPRGHTYYWQAGEVMGVDGNGDTDYPALLEGYVTITPVGHDLTHDGALEALADSDFGLSL; this is encoded by the coding sequence ATGCGCGTTTTGCTGACCAACGATGACGGGGTCTATGCCCCCGGCCTCAAGGCCCTGCACCAGGCCCTGGCCGGGGAACACGAGTTGTGGGTGGTGGCTCCCGAGACCGAGCAGTCGGCCGTGGGACACGCCATCACCCTGGCCGACCCCATCCGGGTGCACCCCCTGACCGCCGAGAGCGGCATGCAGGGCTGGGCGGTCAACGGCACCCCGGCCGACTGCGTGAAGCTGGCGGTGCGCAGCCTTTTGCCCCAGCCGGTGCAGATGGTGATCTCGGGCATCAACCAGGGGGCCAACGTGGGGGTCAACCTCCTGTATTCCGGCACGGTCAGCGCGGCCACCGAGGGGGCCATCATGGGCCTGGGAGCCATCAGCGTGTCCCTGGCCACCCACCACCCCTCGGACTTCGGCCCGGCGGCCCGGGTGATTGCCAGCCTGGTAAAAGCCTGGCCCGGCCTGGGGGTGCCGCCGGGGGTATCGTTGAACGTGAACGTGCCCGCCCTGCCCCCCCAGGAGATAAAAGGCATCCGCCTGGCCCGCCAGTCCACCGCCTCCCTGCGCGAGACATTCTTGGAGCGGCGCGACCCCAGAGGACACACCTATTACTGGCAGGCCGGAGAGGTGATGGGGGTGGACGGCAACGGCGACACCGACTATCCCGCCCTGCTGGAGGGCTATGTGACCATCACCCCGGTGGGCCACGACCTGACTCACGATGGGGCCCTGGAGGCCTTGGCGGATAGCGATTTCGGGCTGAGTCTGTGA